The following proteins are encoded in a genomic region of Hippocampus zosterae strain Florida chromosome 2, ASM2543408v3, whole genome shotgun sequence:
- the LOC127595563 gene encoding prostaglandin E synthase 3-like: MTSHPETHPASAKWYERKDSVFIEFCVVDSKEVKVTFDKTKCAFSCVGGTDNVKHENEIELFDAIEQNESKHKRTDRSVLCFLRKAEPGKSWPRLTKDKPQRWLTVDFNNWKEWENDSEEEMGNFDQFSDMMNNMGGDDFQPDLDGDDDESADSDDEKMPDLE, translated from the exons ATGACATCACATCCAGAGAC GCATCCAGCAAGTGCCAAGTGGTACGAAAGGAAGGACTCTGTTTTTATAGAGTTCTGTGTAGTGGACAGTAAAGAAGTAAAGGTCACTTTTGATAAAACTAAATGTGCTTTCAG TTGTGTTGGGGGAACTGACAATGTGAAACATGAAAACGAAATAGAACTCTTTGATGCCATCGAGCAAAAT GAATCCAAACACAAACGCACAGACAGATCTGTGTTGTGCTTTTTGCGGAAAGCAGAACCGGGCAAGTCATGGCCGAGGTTGACCAAAGACAAGCCTCAG AGATGGCTCACTGTTGACTTTAACAACTGGAAAGAGTGGGAGAACGACTCAGAGGAAGAGATGGGCAACTTTGATCAATTTTCAGAT atgatgaataACATGGGAGGTGATGATTTCCAACCTGATCTCGATGGTGACGAC gaTGAGTCTGCAGACAGTGACGATGAAA AAATGCCAGACTTGGAATAG
- the prim1 gene encoding DNA primase small subunit, with the protein MPSASSSSSDYDPASLPDLLLLYYRRLFPFSQYYRWLSYGGVQKNYFQNREFSFTLKDDIYVRYQSFTTQNELEKEIQKTNPYKIDIGAVYSHRPNQHNTVKSGTFQALEKELVFDIDMTDYDDVRSCCSAADICSKCWTLMTIAIQILDRALRDDFGFQYLLWVYSGRRGVHCWVCDEAARTLSVSARSAVAEYLSLVKGGEETVKKVVLTEPIHPFIQESLKVVEGYFSTYALQQQDILGRKESVEQVLALMPEDVRKELQQEFKNERNPVNRWQLIVEQASRKQAAAKKGQHFEKEIMLQYCYPRLDVNVSKGVNHLLKSPFSVHPKTGRISVPMDLTELDTFDPFNVPTISLICNELDRVKVGEKEDENAEVKEIEGEAAEKRKIRDYKRTSLAKYIKYFDAFLDGVSQSWKGELLRKSDLQKEF; encoded by the exons ATGCCGTCAGCGTCGTCATCGTCTTCAGATTATGACCCAGCGAGTCTACCTGATTTACTACTGCTTTACTACCGACGGCTGTTTCCTTTCTCACAATACTACCGTTGGCTCAGTTATGGAGGAG TGCAGAAAAACTATTTCCAGAACCGAGAGTTCTCCTTTACCCTCAAAGACGACATCTACGTCCGCTACCAGTCTTTTACCACGCAGAACGAGTTGGAGAAGGAAATCCAGAAGACGAACCCTTACAAAATTGACATTGGAGCGGTCTACAGTCACAGA cccaATCAACATAACACGGTAAAGTCGGGAACCTTCCAAGCGCTGGAAAAGGAGCTTGTGTTTGATATAGACATGACCGATTATGATGACGTCAGAAGCTGTTGCAG TGCTGCAGACATTTGTTCCAAGTGCTGGACTCTAATGACCATCGCAATACAAATCCTGGACAGAGCTCTTCGAG ATGACTTTGGTTTCCAGTACCTCCTGTGGGTTTATTCTGGCCGAAGAGGGGTTCATTGTTGGGTGTGTGATGAAGCTGCCAGGACCCTTTCGGTATCCGCTCGATCCGCGGTGGCAGAATACCTCAGTTTGGTCAAG GGTGGTGAGGAGACTGTGAAGAAAGTGGTGCTGACGGAGCCAATTCATCCCTTTATTCA AGAATCTCTGAAAGTTGTGGAGGGATACTTTTCCACGTATGCGCTGCAGCAACAGGACATACTGGGCCGCAAGGAGTCTGTAGAGCAAGTGCTGGCACTTATGCCTGAAG ATGTTCGAAAAGAGTTACAACAGGAATTCAAAAATGAAAGGAACCCAGTGAATAGGTGGCAACTCATCGTGGAACAAGCCAGCAGGAAACAA GCGGCTGCCAAGAAGGGCCAGCACTTTGAGAAAGAAATCATGTTGCAGTATTGTTACCCACGACTCGATGTCAATGTCAGTAAAGGTGTGAACCATTTGCTGAAGAGCCCCTTCAGTGTCCATCCTAAAACAG gGCGCATCTCGGTTCCCATGGACCTCACAGAACTTGATACGTTTGATCCTTTCAACGTACCCACAATCAG tttgatCTGCAATGAGTTGGATCGTGTCAAGGTGGGTGAGAAGGAAGATGAAAATGCAGAGGTCAAGGAAATTGAGGGAGAAGCTGCAGAGAAGAGGAAGATCAGAG ATTACAAAAGAACCAGTCTGGCAAAATACATCAAATATTTTGATGCGTTTTTGGATGGAGTCTCTCAGTCATGGAAAGGCGAACTTCTCAGAAAGAGTG ATCTTCAAAAGGAATTTTGA
- the naca gene encoding nascent polypeptide-associated complex subunit alpha isoform X2, producing MPGEATETVPVTEQEMQQPQVETGSGTESESDDSVPELEEQDSAQTQTQQAQVAAAAELDEEPVSKAKQSRSEKKARKAMSKLGLRQVTGVTRVTIRKSKNILFVITKPDVYKSPASDTYIVFGEAKIEDLSQQAQLAAAEKFKVQGEAVSNIQENTQTPTVQEESEEEEVDETGVEVKDIELVMSQANVSRAKAVRALKNNNNDIVNAIMELTM from the exons ATGCCAGGCGAAGCAACAGAAACAGTCCCAGTGACGGAGCAGGAGATGCAGCAGCCACAAGTGGAGACTG GTTCTGGCACAGAATCGGAGAGTGACGACTCAGTCCCTGAGCTGGAGGAACAGGACTCTGCGCAGACACAAACTCAACAAGCACAG GTTGCAGCTGCTGCTGAACTCGATGAGGAACCCGTCAGTAAAGCCAAACAAAGCCGCAGTGAAAAGAAGGCGCGAAAG GCAATGTCAAAACTCGGTCTCAGGCAGGTAACAGGTGTCACCAGAGTCACAATTCGCAAATCCAAGAACATCTTGTTTGTCATAACGAAGCCTGATGTCTACAAGAGCCCCGCATCAGACACATACATTGTTTTCGGGGAAGCTAAG ATTGAAGATCTCTCTCAGCAAGCCCAACTGGCTGCTGCAGAAAAATTCAAGGTGCAGGGAGAAGCTGTATCGAACATCCAGGAAAATACACAGACGCCAACAGTACAGGAGGAGAGCGAAGAGGAAGAG GTTGATGAAACTGGAGTTGAGGTCAAGGACATTGAACTCGTCATGTCACAAGCGAACGTATCGCGGGCCAAAGCTGTACGTGccctcaaaaacaacaacaacgacattGTCAATGCTATTATG GAGTTGACAATGTAA
- the naca gene encoding nascent polypeptide-associated complex subunit alpha isoform X1, protein MPGEATETVPVTEQEMQQPQVETAPTPAPASAQQPQTASGPVKPKGKDAKSAQGPSAPKAVPGRRKRSSMSASSSSPTSPKSTPSSTPLSPVPSPLASSPSANHGTRFAPKVVKVGKQEKAKKVEAFMPQPLTQDVKVIEQSKKSVDTKQIVDVKPAPTEPKQKSASVAKPVGTPAAKVLPTSAVAVSDFLAASPSKSSQVTLLTSASVPADDDLPPLIPPTKPSKMLNQSSPTGPFDASKIELKSQHLSLEEIQTDLEPKTLPAEKTVQVKKSKASIVTGETTTPFQDKANPNNLETKPPTQGKPAPVEVAKTAVQAATSSHHIISAPVQPVPVDAAKTVPQDKDVKPAMIVADKPPLQEQLVPESVIKPTTQDMPKPMQAAKSAPQAKAAKPAPVEPTKQVSSQAAKPATTERSTPKSTTVQAAKPASQDKAAKPSPIEPTKPALQDKHVPVQAAKPAPHDKTSKPASVEPNKPVSQDKHAPMEAAISATHDKSTHVQAAKPSPVEPTKPVLQDKHVLVEAAKPSTPDKCTTKSTPVQAAKPDPQVKAAKPAPAEPTKPILQGKPASVEPTKSSLQDKHAPAVAAKPATQDKSNTKSAPVQAAKPDPQVKAAKPAPAEPTKPVLQDKHVLIEATKPATQDKSSTKSTPVQAAKPDPQVKDAKPAPAEPTKPVLQDKPASVAPTKSSLQDKHAPAVAARPATQDKSNTNSPPVQTAKPDPKVNAAKPAPAEPTRPVLQDKHVLIEATKPVTQDKSSTKSPPVQTAKPDPQVNAAKPAPAEPTRPVLQDKHVLIEATKPVTQDKSSTKSPPVQTAKPDPQVKAAKSTSVEPPKPVLQNNHVLVEAAKPATQNKSNTKSTPVQAAKPDPQVKAETPAPVEPTKPVLQDKPAPSGAAKPASVEPTKPALQGENVLVEAAKPAAQVKAAKPAPVEPTKPVLQDKCAPAGAANAASVESAKPALQDKHAPAVAARPATQDKSNTKSAPVQTAEPDPQVKAAKPAPAEPTRPVLQDKHVLIEATKPVTQDKSSTKSPPVQTAKPDPQVKAAKSASVEPPKPVLQNKHVLVEAAKPDTQNKSNTKSTPVQAAKPDPQVKAAKPAPVEPTKPVLQDKCAPAGAANAASVESAKPALQDKHAPAVAARPATRDKSNTKSAPVQTAEPDPQVKAAKPAPAEPTRPVLQDKHVLIEATKPVTQDKSSTKSPPVQTAKPDPQVKAATPASVEPIKPVLQDKPVPSGAAKPTSVEPTKPALQGEHVLVEAAKPAAQVKAAKPAPVEPTKPVLQDKCAPTRAANAASVESAKPSLQDKNAPVEAAKPATQDKSTSVQAAKQAPRDKATKPAPVEPTKTALQDKHVPVETAKPATQDKSTPVKAAHREKAAQPFPVETTKPALQKKHVRGEAGTLVPQDKSTMNAAKPNLQDKPAVVEPEKLAQKAELKSVAETKPVRETKVVADSPVIDPTSCKPTLDEALTKPAPVQSEVELLNSLASLKTAPTSDKTPAQVDTVIKNDAGSGTESESDDSVPELEEQDSAQTQTQQAQVAAAAELDEEPVSKAKQSRSEKKARKAMSKLGLRQVTGVTRVTIRKSKNILFVITKPDVYKSPASDTYIVFGEAKIEDLSQQAQLAAAEKFKVQGEAVSNIQENTQTPTVQEESEEEEVDETGVEVKDIELVMSQANVSRAKAVRALKNNNNDIVNAIMELTM, encoded by the exons ATGCCAGGCGAAGCAACAGAAACAGTCCCAGTGACGGAGCAGGAGATGCAGCAGCCACAAGTGGAGACTG CACCAACTCCTGCCCCAGCTTCTGCCCAGCAACCTCAGACAGCTTCTGGCCCGGTTAAGCCCAAAGGCAAAGATGCTAAAAGTGCTCAGGGTCCTTCTGCCCCAAAGGCCGTTCCTGGCAGAAGGAAACGCTCCTCTATGTCTGCCTCATCCTCGTCTCCTACCTCACCAAAATCCACTCCTTCCTCAACCCCCTTGTCACCGGTTCCATCCCCTTTAGCTTCCTCACCATCAGCTAATCACGGTACTCGTTTTGCTCCAAAAGTTGTGAAGGTTGGCAAACAAGAAAAAGCCAAGAAAGTAGAGGCCTTTATGCCTCAACCTCTCACCCAAGATGTCAAGGTCATCGAACAAAGTAAAAAATCAGTTGATACCAAACAAATTGTTGATGTGAAACCTGCCCCAACTGagccaaaacaaaaatctgcatCTGTTGCAAAACCTGTTGGAACCCCAGCAGCTAAAGTTCTCCCAACCTCTGCTGTGGCAGTGTCAGATTTTCTTGCTGCTAGCCCTTCCAAATCTTCTCAAGTAACTTTGTTGACATCTGCTTCTGTTCCTGCTGATGATGATCTCCCACCACTCATCCCACCTACAAAGCCAAGCAAAATGTTAAATCAAAGTAGTCCTACTGGCCCTTTTGATGCATCTAAAATTGAATTGAAGTCTCAGCATCTATCTCTGGAAGAAATCCAGACTGATTTAGAGCCAAAGACGTTGCCTGCTGAAAAAActgttcaagttaaaaaatctaAAGCTTCAATTGTCACTGGTGAGACCACAACACCATTTCAAGACAAGGCCAACCCCAACAATTTAGAGACAAAGCCACCCACCCAGGGCAAACCTGCTCCCGTGGAGGTAGCAAAAACAGCTGTTCAGGCTGCTACGTCATCCCATCACATCATATCTGCTCCTGTGCAGCCTGTTCCTGTCGATGCTGCCAAGACAGTTCCACAAGACAAGGATGTCAAACCTGCTATGATTGTGGCTGACAAGCCACCCTTGCAAGAACAGCTTGTTCCTGAGTCAGTTATCAAGCCAACCACACAGGATATGCCTAAACCCATGCAGGCTGCCAAGTCAGCCCCACAAGCCAAGGCTGCCAAGCCTGCTCCCGTTGAGCCCACCAAGCAAGTCTCATCACAGGCTGCCAAGCCTGCCACGACGGAAAGGTCCACGCCCAAGTCCACTACTGTCCAGGCTGCCAAGCCAGCCTCACAAGACAAGGCTGCCAAACCGTCTCCCATAGAGCCCACCAAGCCAGCCTTGCAGGACAAGCATGTTCCTGTGCAGGCTGCAAAGCCAGCCCCACATGACAAGACTTCAAAGCCTGCTAGCGTAGAGCCCAACAAGCCAGTCTCGCAGGATAAACATGCCCCCATGGAGGCTGCCATATCTGCCACCCATGACAAGTCCACTCATGTACAGGCTGCCAAGCCTTCTCCCGTAGAGCCCACCAAGCCAGTCTTGCAGGATAAACATGTCCTTGTAGAGGCTGCCAAGCCTTCCACCCCGGATAAGTGCACTACCAAGTCCACTCCTGTGCAGGCTGCCAAGCCAGACCCACAAGTCAAGGCTGCCAAGCCTGCTCCTGCAGAGCCCACAAAGCCAATCTTACAGGGTAAACCTGCTTCCGTAGAGCCCACCAAGTCATCATTGCAGGATAAACATGCCCCTGCGGTGGCTGCGAAGCCTGCCACTCAGGACAAGTCCAATACCAAGTCCGCTCCTGTACAGGCTGCCAAGCCAGACCCACAAGTCAAGGCTGCCAAGCCTGCTCCTGCAGAGCCAACCAAGCCAGTCTTGCAGGATAAACATGTCCTAATAGAGGCTACCAAGCCTGCCACCCAGGACAAGTCCAGTACCAAGTCCACTCCTGTGCAGGCTGCCAAGCCAGACCCACAAGTCAAGGATGCGAAGCCTGCTCCTGCAGAGCCCACTAAGCCAGTCTTGCAGGATAAACCTGCTTCCGTAGCGCCCACCAAGTCATCATTGCAGGATAAACATGCCCCTGCGGTGGCTGCGAGGCCTGCCACTCAGGACAAGTCCAATACCAACTCCCCTCCTGTACAGACTGCCAAGCCAGACCCAAAAGTCAATGCTGCCAAGCCTGCTCCTGCAGAGCCCACCAGGCCAGTCTTGCAGGATAAACATGTCCTAATAGAGGCTACCAAGCCTGTCACTCAGGACAAGTCCAGTACCAAGTCTCCTCCTGTACAGACTGCCAAGCCAGACCCACAAGTCAATGCTGCCAAGCCTGCTCCTGCAGAGCCCACCAGGCCAGTCTTGCAGGATAAACATGTCCTAATAGAGGCTACCAAGCCTGTCACTCAGGACAAGTCCAGTACCAAGTCTCCTCCTGTACAGACTGCCAAGCCAGACCCACAAGTCAAGGCTGCGAAGTCTACTTCCGTAGAGCCCCCCAAGCCAGTCTTGCAGAATAATCATGTCTTAGTAGAGGCTGCCAAGCCTGCCACTCAGAACAAATCCAATACCAAGTCCACTCCTGTGCAGGCTGCCAAGCCAGACCCACAAGTCAAGGCTGAGACGCCTGCTCCTGTGGAGCCCACTAAGCCAGTCCTGCAGGATAAACCTGCCCCTTCAGGGGCTGCTAAGCCTGCTTCCGTAGAGCCCACCAAGCCAGCATTGCAGGGTGAAAACGTCCTTGTCGAGGCTGCTAAGCCAGCGGCACAAGTCAAGGCTGCAAAGCCTGCTCCTGTAGAGCCCACTAAGCCAGTCTTGCAGGATAAATGTGCCCCTGCAGGAGCTGCCAATGCTGCTTCCGTAGAGTCCGCCAAGCCAGCCTTGCAGGATAAACATGCCCCTGCGGTGGCTGCGAGGCCTGCCACTCAGGACAAGTCCAATACCAAGTCCGCTCCTGTACAGACTGCCGAGCCAGACCCACAAGTCAAGGCTGCCAAGCCTGCTCCTGCAGAGCCCACCAGGCCAGTCTTGCAGGATAAACATGTCCTAATAGAGGCTACCAAGCCTGTCACTCAGGACAAGTCCAGTACCAAGTCCCCTCCTGTACAGACTGCCAAGCCAGACCCACAAGTCAAGGCTGCGAAGTCTGCTTCCGTAGAGCCCCCCAAGCCAGTCTTGCAGAATAAACATGTCTTAGTAGAGGCTGCCAAGCCTGACACTCAGAACAAGTCCAATACCAAGTCCACTCCTGTGCAGGCTGCCAAGCCAGACCCACAAGTCAAGGCTGCAAAGCCTGCTCCTGTAGAGCCCACTAAGCCAGTCTTGCAGGATAAATGTGCCCCTGCAGGAGCTGCCAATGCTGCTTCCGTAGAGTCCGCCAAGCCAGCCTTGCAGGATAAACATGCCCCTGCGGTGGCTGCGAGGCCTGCCACTCGGGACAAGTCCAATACCAAGTCCGCTCCTGTACAGACTGCCGAGCCAGACCCACAAGTCAAGGCTGCCAAGCCTGCTCCTGCAGAGCCCACCAGGCCAGTCTTGCAGGATAAACATGTCCTAATAGAGGCTACCAAGCCTGTCACTCAGGACAAGTCCAGTACCAAGTCCCCTCCTGTACAGACTGCCAAGCCAGACCCACAAGTCAAGGCTGCGACGCCTGCTTCTGTAGAGCCCATTAAGCCTGTCCTGCAGGATAAACCTGTCCCTTCAGGGGCTGCTAAGCCTACTTCCGTAGAGCCCACCAAGCCAGCATTGCAGGGTGAACACGTCCTTGTGGAGGCTGCGAAGCCAGCGGCACAAGTCAAGGCTGCAAAGCCTGCTCCTGTAGAGCCCACTAAGCCAGTCTTGCAGGATAAATGTGCCCCTACAAGAGCTGCCAATGCTGCTTCTGTAGAGTCCGCCAAGCCATCCTTGCAGGATAAAAATGCACCTGTGGAGGCTGCCAAGCCTGCCACTCAGGACAAGTCCACTTCTGTGCAGGCTGCCAAGCAAGCCCCACGAGACAAGGCAACCAAGCCTGCTCCTGTAGAGCCCACCAAGACAGCATTGCAGGATAAACATGTACCTGTGGAGACTGCCAAGCCTGCCACACAGGACAAATCTACTCCTGTGAAGGCTGCCCATCGTGAGAAGGCTGCTCAACCTTTTCCTGTAGAGACCACTAAGCCAGCCTTGCAGAAAAAACATGTCCGTGGGGAGGCTGGAACTCTAGTCCCTCAGGACAAATCTACCATGAATGCTGCAAAGCCAAACTTGCAGGACAAACCTGCTGTGGTAGAGCCAGAGAAACTTGCTCAGAAGGCTGAACTCAAGTCTGTGGCGGAAACAAAACCAGTTCGTGAGACAAAAGTGGTTGCTGATTCTCCAGTCATCGACCCAACTTCCTGCAAACCGACATTGGACGAAGCCCTTACAAAGCCTGCCCCTGTCCAATCTGAGGTTGAGTTATTAAATTCTTTGGCATCGCTGAAAACTGCCCCCACATCTGATAAAACCCCAGCCCAGGTCGATACTGTGATCAAGAACGATGCGG GTTCTGGCACAGAATCGGAGAGTGACGACTCAGTCCCTGAGCTGGAGGAACAGGACTCTGCGCAGACACAAACTCAACAAGCACAG GTTGCAGCTGCTGCTGAACTCGATGAGGAACCCGTCAGTAAAGCCAAACAAAGCCGCAGTGAAAAGAAGGCGCGAAAG GCAATGTCAAAACTCGGTCTCAGGCAGGTAACAGGTGTCACCAGAGTCACAATTCGCAAATCCAAGAACATCTTGTTTGTCATAACGAAGCCTGATGTCTACAAGAGCCCCGCATCAGACACATACATTGTTTTCGGGGAAGCTAAG ATTGAAGATCTCTCTCAGCAAGCCCAACTGGCTGCTGCAGAAAAATTCAAGGTGCAGGGAGAAGCTGTATCGAACATCCAGGAAAATACACAGACGCCAACAGTACAGGAGGAGAGCGAAGAGGAAGAG GTTGATGAAACTGGAGTTGAGGTCAAGGACATTGAACTCGTCATGTCACAAGCGAACGTATCGCGGGCCAAAGCTGTACGTGccctcaaaaacaacaacaacgacattGTCAATGCTATTATG GAGTTGACAATGTAA